ttttttgtcatctactTCTGATGATTAAACAaagaacataatattttatttatcggCACGACACTCCCAATGTTTTACGTGACTGCATTTATGCTAAagacacaaaaacaaaataatttaatgatTATCATTTACGTAACATATGTAACTATAACttttatgaatatatttgatttatctttacaaacatcaaacatatttttacatGTGAAAGTATTAGTAAAAGCCCTAAAACTAGATATATAAACAATTGATatacttttattatatattagatgAGTATTACTGGTACAACTGGTACAAATTTGACATTcagaaattgataaaataaatttggCATTCTACATGAGAAAACAATCTCATTCCCAATTGGTATGTATTCAAAAAGTTTCtcttaatttatttgaaattttggaAAAACAATTATTGCATAATTTCATAAGTTTACAtgatctaccttatacttttaaggtttgttaacttATTTGTCtacataatttttggaaaacatacatgaaatgtATTTATACGAAATTGATGATTTCATTGTAACCGGGCAATGTCATGTAAACATAAAGAAGTGGTACAACTAAGGTAATTGTATTTATTATGAGgtacaactaatatttttagattttactgccaaagtacaactatgcacaaactggtacaactaaaaaactagtacaactatgtatCGTCGGTATAACTAGAAAACTGGTACAactatttattgttttatttagtATTGTTTAAATGTGTATTACGTTTTAAACAAGTATCATGTTTTAAACATTGTGGTTGAACACTGACCTCGagtagttgtactagttgtaccatTCATATATATCATTATCACTTGTCATTATTTGTTTATGCAAAAAGTAGTCAAATGACCAAATTAGTGTGTGTTTATAATGGTCTCTcctaacaattttattttttaaatgttttttggCAATTATTTACAATATCTCATAAGTTTCCATGTTCCACCTTATATTTTAAGGGTTTGTTTACATGTTTGTCcactatatttttgaaaacatacACCGAAtgcattttaacaaaatttatgattcAATTATATGTGATATCAGATAGTTAAACATATAGAAGTAATACAACCGgggtatatttatttttaatgtggtacaactattttttttcaatttcactGTCAAAGTACAACTATGCACAAACCATTACAActcaaaaactagtacaactatgtacaGTCGGTACAATTATAAAGTGACTCTGAAAGTGATGATACACATAATTTACAACAATTCATTTAGTAAttgatgtaaaaatataaattatttgcatcagttcattttacaaaaaattagtCTCAACTTAAgaagttattcaaaaatatatatcatttaaaactactgatttatatcatttactaattaaatgtaattttaacaaaattatttgattaaaatgatttattttgttaaataatatattctttttCGACTTGTGATGGCTTATGCATCATCTTTTGTTTTCTCGGTGAAAGTATATTTCTATTGATAAAATCCAGAGTTGGTTGGATGGCTCTTTGAGACATGCATGCAGGGAAGAGTgaattttggagattttttttatctaaatcagcTTTCTCAATTGGATCAGCCGCTATGGTGAttgagatttttaaggaaacttccAAAGTATTTAGGGATTTATCGTAAGGATCCATTCTTTTTTAAGGATTTTTTAACTCAACTTCCAgatcaatttttaaatctaaactataaatacaaacttataataggttattaataacgaaaataaactaatattttcatatcaataagcttttttatattttcattttttatttggataacttaataaaatttcataatattctAAAGAATCACAAATTTAtgtaatgttaaaaaatatatgagtaattccatcaatttttttaaaaaaatactatcagatattttgtgtttttagcgggttaatagtgagtttttggatttttaccGGGCTCtatctaatttttaattaacgtttttttttcattaaatatgaACCGGATTATGTATAATGTATCGGGTCTATTGATTTAACCACGAATCCAGGTCGgatatgaaaaaaattcttaaaactcaaatattattataatcggTGTTTTACACTTTCTATTTAAAAACAACAATGCCACAGCTATTATAAATTGTATAACTAGTTCAAATGTACAATTAGTACTGCTAGTACAACTGATATAActgtataactagtacaactgaTAACTGTACAACTGGTATAACTGTACAACTGATATAActgtacaactagtacaactggTACaactgataaaaataattttaaatatttaaagttaaatgaATATGGGCCGGGTTTTGGGTATTGAGTTTGGGTTCGGATTTAGTTGGTTGGGTTGGTAAATAAGTTAAAGTTTTTAGGTTTGATGGACATTTTGCTGACTtttcatattaaatttaattctaAAAGAAATTCAAATTATAAGGGGTCCataatagattttttcagatgcAAGTGGTCCATTATAGAATTTgatccctctctctctccctagTTTTGTCTCTATTATTATTTTCCTCTGTTTCCATTTTTTGATAAGGTTCATCAGTTCCTCTAGAGTGATTTTGATCATTTAGCAAAAATATGAGCGAACCAAAGTATGCTTATCCTTACCCTGCACCGGGAAGTTACCCGCAAGGCCCGCCTCCTCCTGTGGGAGCACCGCCGCAGTATtatcctccaccaccaccacctccaccgcCAAGAAAGAAAGCTGGTTTTCTTGAAGGATTGTAAGTGTTCTGTGACTAGTTTCATTGGActatttttgtttctataatTAGCTTTAGCAAACTTTAATACAAGGTTTTGTAAATTTAAGATCTTATGGAATTTATGAATGCATGTTGCAATGTAGATATTATAGATCAGTGTGAGAGAAGTTTGTCTTAAACTTAAACTGGTGTGTTTATTGGTTGTGCAGTCTTGCGGCCATGTGTTGTTGCTGCTTTGTGGATGAATGCTGCTGCGACCCGACCATTATATGCTTtgattaaactttttaaaaatatattaaatctctctctatgtatttttttttttttgtttatgatgGGAGTTTATGTAATAAGTGTTGTATGAGTAGTATGATTACTTATCCCCTACTTACAAGCTGTGTGTTCTTTGGCAAAATATAAATACACGTCGTTAAAACTCCACACTAGCGCTGGAGAGAGTGATTGATAATCCGTGTTATATCTACTCTAAGTAAGGAGTTTAACTGATTAACTTTCTGGAGCCATCCTCTAAATATCTATCACAACTTTCTGAAGCTAAGTACAATTACTCGTTGTAACTGCAGACATTAACCTCCACAGAATACTCATATTCGTGCAGAGAATCTATTATGATTCCTGATTCGTTTACAGGCAAACACATAAAGAAAATGTGTCGGTGTGTTGTTGGCAAGTCTTTAACTCTCAACTAGAAACTAATAATCTAAACATACATTTTGCGTAAAGATACTAGGCCACGTAGCAGTTAGGTGGATAGGTTAATGCAACATATGCAGACCAGGGAACATGGAGAATGCAATTGCCAACCAACGCCATGTGTTAGGCTTCTAAACCAAAGAGTAAGCAATCGTCTCTTGGCTGTTAGCTAGTGAATTGATAACAAAGACACTGATTTTTGGATTGTAAGAAAGTAAAAAATGTTGATCTAAAAACGTAATGTCacataaaattatagaaaggaAAATGTTTCAAGTCTCGCtccacaaaaaaatatatcgaAGAGTGAAATAATGTATCACTTATTAATGTGTAACCCAACCCCAAAGAAGACAAAAGAGTGAAAGGGTTTGCTTCCCATTGTTGTTGCAGGGAACTATATCAATCTTCTTCACTCTCTTAACAGACAAACCCAATGCAGACTCCAAAACCGGTGTCTTAACTTCCTATATAGATTCTTCATTTTTGCCAACACATAATTTAATAATACCAAACAAAACCTGATAGAGCCATTAAATGAATGAAATGCGTTGATCAACTTAAAACAAGCATAGATTCTTTGGATCATGTCATCAGAATCCATATCCGTTTTGGTGTTCATCTCCTGctcttctgtttcttcttccaGTAGATGGAGATGCCGAGTATGGTGAACTGCTCGTGGAATACATCGACGAAGATGCTGGTAAGTCCAGATGTTTTGACACGCCTGTTGTATCGGTACCACCACTGCACACTGATTCTGCTTCCATAGGCAACTCGTCTAATGTCTGTTTGACAATCCAAACAATATggttatatataaacatttaagttttttttttttttttgctgaacgAGTAAGGTCTAGTTGAGAACATACCCTGTAAGCTTGCTGAAGAATGTGAAGGGTTTCTCGAGTACGCTTCCTCTTAACTGCTATCTCATCAGGCTCTTGCAGCATTTCTTCAAACAAGTTCTCCCTGCACCATATGATACAAACTACCCATTAATAAGAGACTATCCAAACACAAATGATGAAGCCTCAAAACAAGCCATTATCACCTGTAAAGCTTCTTGATGAAGACATTGTGCAGCTCACGTTTTGTGTGGTTTACCTGAGTTCGACACACAAGTGGTATTAGTTTCAAATATCGAAGTACTGACATATGCTATGAGTTTGAGTTGCTGCAAGTAACTCTAGTACGAAGCACATACCAGGAAATGCATGATTGCTTTTGGTACTGAGTCCTCAATATTCTTCCTCACAATGTCATAGTATGATTTAAGCAACAGCTTTGTTATCTGAATCTCGATATCTTCCTGTTCTGAATGGGTTTCGGATGGCCTCAAGACAGCTGGGGGCTTTAGGAAAGCAAAGCAAACAGCATAGTGAAATAAGTAAAACATGTATGAGCAATATGTATCATCTAAGACGGCACAGAAGACACACCTCCTTTAGATAGATCATCGATAAGTTCTGAGACATATCCTCAACAGCTTCATTGAGTGGTTTGTTTAAGAAGTTCTCTTTGGTCACTGCCCGATTCTGATTCTCGCCCCCTCGGAAAATTGAAGGGATACCCCACCTTGAATCATTCGCATTTGCTATATCCAATAAAACCACAGTTAATCTCTAGCTCTTAAACACATAGATACATCACACAGCCAAAAATCTTCTGAAACATGCTAAATTATCTCTTGCATGCAATAGAAAATGAAGACTAATTAGAACTTTACCAGGTGGTGCAGCTTTTTCAGCATCTGCAGATACAACTCCCTGGGAACATGTCATGGAGAAAGTATCAAATAACAACTATTTTGCTTGAAAATTTCTAACAGCCTCATGGGCGCGTTTATTGATTAAGTaatgacatacctgatcagggACAATTCCATTAGCTTGCCTGCCGAGAAATGATCGAGATTTCACCTGGcttgctgaagaagaagaagaagttctcTCAGGCTCCACCGGATCCTGCTACATCATATAAAACGTATAAGAAACACTACAGAGCAAATAGGAAACacaaaaaaccattttttatGTGTTGCTCAAAGTACTTAAGAGACCTTTGGTCGTGCCACAGGATGGGGAACCCTAGAAGACTTCACGTTATGCATCGCAGCCTCCACGGCCTTGGTTCCGCCAATAAAATTTGGATGAGAAGTGTTTATGTAATCCATCTGCAAACAGCACTCAAGATATTAACATCACCATCAAGGCAATTATGACAACCAGCACAAACAGTCGTCAAAAGATCAATCTGTGCTCCATACACACAGTACACAATCTCAACTGGTAAACTATTCATGGGTAAATGACTGTAAATTATCACAGGGATCTCTAATTCATTAAACAGACCTCCATATCAATGATATCACCGATCATTGCTTCTGAGGGTTCAAGACCTTCTCGCAGGAAATCCCCGATAACCTCATCCATGCGCTTTCTCAGGACAGGGAAGCGTTGTAACTCATTCATCATACATTTATGGCTAATCTGTAGAGAAATTCataatttatgaataaaatgaaattaacatttttattattatttagcaataaccaaaagaaaacctCACCTTTACAAGCTCATCAAAAATGAACCTAGCGCACTGAAGGCTAGGATCTAACAAACGAGATATCTGTCTCCTAacaagaacttcaaatggaACCTATGCAGAAATGATTGGTATCAAAGGATTGTAATTAATATCCTGAGAATTAGAAAAGGTGAGAAAACACATGTATGCTTGGAAGTCCTAAACATGCTAAGAAACCTACATCTGGAACAAATAATGCGGATCTAGGACCAGTTGCATTCTGGATTGCAGTCCGAATATCATCATCTGTCAAGTCTTCACACGGATCAACCTCCTGAAGAAGCAATGTGAAGGAAGTCCATCAGTCTAAACTCACAAGAATTGAgtggaaaaaataaatacagCTACAAGTTGTGCAAGCGAACCTCCAAACTCTTAACAAAGATGGACTGGAAAATATAGTGAATTCTTGCTCCTCCAGAGAGCTCggaggtagacatttcttcacTTTTTCCTTCCAGCAATGAAGAGTATGCTGTTTGAAAAAGTAACAATGAGACTCAGTATGAACCAAACAAAgcataaaacaaaatatcatcTTCAGATATTTACCTTCacaatattttgaaagaaaattgagGAGAAGAGCTCCTTGACCAGCCTAAAGATTTCAAGAACAATAAACGAAGAGAATAGGATAAGTTTCACTACTCGAAGCAAGTCATAAAGAAATGACAAAGTAGCATAATAAGAAATGTGTATAAACAAGTTAACGACCCAGTGGCCAGAAATCTTGTCCGGAAATAAGAACACTTTAAATGCTAATTCTACCACTAAAAAAACAGTGACATTGCTAACAATAAAGTGGAACAAATGGTAGTTACCAGAGTCAAAAAACATGGTCACTGCCAACAATGAATGCGGGAAATGGGCAACGAACtggacataaaaacttaccgtGGATTCTGTAATTTCACCATAGCTCTGATGTTCCTTAGCTGTGGCAACCAAAGCATTACTTATACGTGACTTCAGATCAGGAAGCAGAACCTTGATATGTTGAACAAGGATCTAGAAAAAAATGCAACAGAAAGGCTAGCTTCAATTAGTGATGTTCTAAACTTGTAAGTATCAActgagaaatgaaaaaaaaaactagccaataacaacaaaataattaGTACATAGATCAACTTTCATAATAAACAATGATCCTAATTGTCAGAGATGAGGGCAAAAAAATCATGCAAAGCCCATTTCTCCAGACTagaataaatacatataaacaTAGTAAGTAACTCTAAGAGGTGAATAATGCATATAAAACTCAACAAcatcttccaaaaaaaaaaagactactcCAGAACTGCAGAAAATACCTGATTTAACTTCTTCGCTAGCTGAGGGATACCCAAACGATCAGTCAGACCATGATAAGCCTGTGTagtacaaaagaaaaaaaaaatataatcaggACAAACCGCAAGAGTATCAGGAAGGGACTAGTCAAAATGATCAACTTACTGGTCGACTCCGGAAGAATTTCTCTTCTGCGCTAAGTGCTTCCTTGACAGAACGGTTAAGCAAAATATCCTGTTTATAAGAAGTAAAGAccaaataaaatttactaaaaaaaaggaaataaaatcaTCATCCACATTGAAATGATTTGGTTGAATCTATGAAATCAAGTATAAATAAAGGTGAACAGTAAAACGTAAGACATAAGCACAAGACCACAGCTTTACCTCCTGGCAACGGTTAACCACTCCCACATATCCAAGCCGTAAAGGAACAACTTTTCCCAGAAGTAAATTACGAGCATCAGTACCTCTGTCCATGATA
The Brassica napus cultivar Da-Ae chromosome A1, Da-Ae, whole genome shotgun sequence DNA segment above includes these coding regions:
- the LOC106438542 gene encoding dynamin-related protein 3A isoform X1, producing the protein MSSEEATNETSSAASKAAPLGSSVIPIVNKLQDIFAQLGSQSSIELPQVAVVGSQSSGKSSVLEALVGRDFLPRGNDICTRRPLVLQLLQTKSKASGGSDDEWGEFLHLPNNRIYDFAEIRREIEAETNRLVGENKGVSDKQIRLKIFSPNVLDITLVDLPGITKVPVGDQPTDIEARIRTMILSYIKQPSCLILAVTPANSDLANSDALQIAGNADPDGHRTIGVITKLDIMDRGTDARNLLLGKVVPLRLGYVGVVNRCQEDILLNRSVKEALSAEEKFFRSRPAYHGLTDRLGIPQLAKKLNQILVQHIKVLLPDLKSRISNALVATAKEHQSYGEITESTAGQGALLLNFLSKYCEAYSSLLEGKSEEMSTSELSGGARIHYIFQSIFVKSLEEVDPCEDLTDDDIRTAIQNATGPRSALFVPDVPFEVLVRRQISRLLDPSLQCARFIFDELVKISHKCMMNELQRFPVLRKRMDEVIGDFLREGLEPSEAMIGDIIDMEMDYINTSHPNFIGGTKAVEAAMHNVKSSRVPHPVARPKQDPVEPERTSSSSSASQVKSRSFLGRQANGIVPDQGVVSADAEKAAPPANANDSRWGIPSIFRGGENQNRAVTKENFLNKPLNEAVEDMSQNLSMIYLKEPPAVLRPSETHSEQEDIEIQITKLLLKSYYDIVRKNIEDSVPKAIMHFLVNHTKRELHNVFIKKLYRENLFEEMLQEPDEIAVKRKRTRETLHILQQAYRTLDELPMEAESVCSGGTDTTGVSKHLDLPASSSMYSTSSSPYSASPSTGRRNRRAGDEHQNGYGF
- the LOC106438542 gene encoding dynamin-related protein 3A isoform X2, whose amino-acid sequence is MSSEEATNETSSAASKAAPLGSSVIPIVNKLQDIFAQLGSQSSIELPQVAVVGSQSSGKSSVLEALVGRDFLPRGNDICTRRPLVLQLLQTKSKASGGSDDEWGEFLHLPNNRIYDFAEIRREIEAETNRLVGENKGVSDKQIRLKIFSPNVLDITLVDLPGITKVPVGDQPTDIEARIRTMILSYIKQPSCLILAVTPANSDLANSDALQIAGNADPDGHRTIGVITKLDIMDRGTDARNLLLGKVVPLRLGYVGVVNRCQEDILLNRSVKEALSAEEKFFRSRPAYHGLTDRLGIPQLAKKLNQILVQHIKVLLPDLKSRISNALVATAKEHQSYGEITESTAGQGALLLNFLSKYCEAYSSLLEGKSEEMSTSELSGGARIHYIFQSIFVKSLEEVDPCEDLTDDDIRTAIQNATGPRSALFVPDVPFEVLVRRQISRLLDPSLQCARFIFDELVKISHKCMMNELQRFPVLRKRMDEVIGDFLREGLEPSEAMIGDIIDMEMDYINTSHPNFIGGTKAVEAAMHNVKSSRVPHPVARPKDPVEPERTSSSSSASQVKSRSFLGRQANGIVPDQGVVSADAEKAAPPANANDSRWGIPSIFRGGENQNRAVTKENFLNKPLNEAVEDMSQNLSMIYLKEPPAVLRPSETHSEQEDIEIQITKLLLKSYYDIVRKNIEDSVPKAIMHFLVNHTKRELHNVFIKKLYRENLFEEMLQEPDEIAVKRKRTRETLHILQQAYRTLDELPMEAESVCSGGTDTTGVSKHLDLPASSSMYSTSSSPYSASPSTGRRNRRAGDEHQNGYGF